A genomic stretch from Fusarium musae strain F31 chromosome 9, whole genome shotgun sequence includes:
- a CDS encoding hypothetical protein (EggNog:ENOG41) translates to MSFDAESAAPVLATADFKTLGPLAADLDKHLTLRTYLGGYTLSEADEKVWTALRTNKVAIGLVRKGAYANITRWFKFIEDAHPELKEKLNSGKEKRVGGANYNIGLQNTENGVVTRFPPEPSGYLHIGHAKAALLNDYFAKTAPDGNGKLLVRFDDTNPSKEKQEFEDSILHDLELMDIKYVSVTHTSDYFKELYEIAEQMILDGNAYADDTDPEVQKDDRKNRLASKRRDRPAEESLAMFREMKNGTDLGRKHCIRARIAFDSSNGSMRDPVIYRFPNWKGAEPAPHHRTGWDWNIYPTYDFACPVVDSLEGVTHALRTTEYADRNEQYHWFIDNLKLRKVNLWEFARINFIRTFLSKRKLTKVVDTGRVSGWDDPRLPTVRGILRRGLTVPALREFMLKQGPSRNIVTMDWTTIWAINKRMLDPVVPRYMAIEEKDAVTVTVTGGPEKSYKEDRPKHVKNPDVGTKQVTFGPKLLLDQADVAEFADNEEITLMSWGNAIVRGLDKSASPIKDLNLELHLAGDFKTTSKKVHWLAADPENLVKAELWDFGYLITKDTLEKDDNLDDYLAETTAWKVDALVDASIAGLKENDFIQLERKGYYRVDKALGQGPDGRAVLFKVPTGGQKG, encoded by the exons ATGAGCTTCGACGCTGAGAGCGCGGCTCCAGTGCTCGCCACAGCCGACTTCAAGACTCTCGGTCCCTTGGCCGCTGATCTTGACAAGCACCTCACTCTCCGAACCTACCTCGGAGGCTACACCCTGAGcgaggctgatgagaaggtcTGGACTGCTCTCCGCACCAACAAGGTCGCCATTGGCCTCGTCCGAAAGGGCGCCTACGCCAATATCACCCGATGGTTCAAGTTCATCGAGGATGCTCATCCTgagctgaaggagaagctcaactctGGCAAGGAGAAGCGCGTCGGCGGTGCCAACTACAACATTGGCCTCCAGAACACCGAGAACGGTGTCGTCACCCGTTTCCCTCCCGAGCCCAG TGGTTATCTTCACATTGGTCACGCCAAGGCCGCTCTCCTCAACGATTACTTCGCCAAGACTGCCCCagatggcaatggcaagCTCCTCGTCCGATTCGACGACACAAACCCctccaaggagaagcaggagtTCGAGGACTCTATCCTCCACGATCTCGAGTTGATGGACATCAAGTACGTCTCCGTCACTCACACCAGCGACTACTTCAAGGAGCTCTACGAGATTGCCGAACAGATGATCCTCGACGGTAACGCGTACGCCGATGACACCGACCCCGAGGTCCAGAAGGACGACCGCAAGAACCGTCTTGCCAGCAAGCGACGTGACCGTCCTGCTGAGGAGAGTTTGGCCATGTTCAGAGAGATGAAGAACGGCACCGATCTGGGCCGAAAACACTGTATTCGCGCTCGCATTGCCTTTGACTCAAGCAACGGCTCCATGCGAGACCCCGTCATCTACCGATTCCCCAACTGGAAGGGCGCCGAGCCCGCTCCTCACCACCGAACCGGCTGGGACTGGAACATCTACCCTACCTACGATTTCGCCTGCCCCGTCGTCGACAGTCTCGAGGGCGTCACCCACGCGCTCCGAACGACCGAGTATGCCGACCGCAACGAGCAATACCACTGGTTCATTGACAACCTCAAGCTCCGCAAGGTCAATCTCTGGGAGTTTGCCCGTATCAACTTTATCCGAACATTCCTCTCCAAGCGAAAGCTCACCAAGGTTGTCGACACCGGTCGCGTCAGCGGCTGGGATGATCCTCGTCTGCCTACCGTCCGCGGTATCCTCCGTCGCGGTTTGACCGTTCCCGCTCTCCGTGAGTTCATGTTGAAGCAGGGACCTAGCCGAAACATCGTCACCATGGACTGGACAACTATCTGGGCCATCAACAAGCGAATGCTCGACCCCGTCGTGCCCCGATACATGGCcattgaggagaaggacgCCGTTACTGTCACCGTGACTGGCGGACCCGAGAAGTCCTACAAGGAGGACAGACCCAAGCACGTCAAGAACCCCGACGTTGGTACCAAGCAGGTTACATTCGGAcccaagcttctcctcgaccAGGCCGACGTTGCTGAATTCGCCGACAACGAGGAGATCACCCTGATGAGCTGGGGCAACGCCATCGTCCGCGGCCTCGACAAGTCCGCCTCACCCATCAAGGATCTCAACCTCGAGCTGCACCTCGCGGGCGACTTCAAGACCACCAGCAAGAAGGTCCACTGGCTAGCGGCCGACCCCGAGAACCTAGTCAAGGCTGAGCTCTGGGACTTTGGCTacctcatcaccaaggaCACGCTAGAGAAGGATGACAACCTTGACGACTACCTGGCCGAGACCACCGCGTGGAAGGTCGATGCGCTGGTCGACGCTAGCATCGCCGGCCTCAAGGAGAACGACTTTATCCAGTTGGAGCGCAAGGGATACTACCGTGTGGACAAGGCTCTTGGCCAAGGACCCGACGGCCGAGCTGTCCTGTTCAAGGTCCCCACAGGTGGCCAGAAGGGTTAA
- a CDS encoding hypothetical protein (EggNog:ENOG41), which produces MRIGPPSSNGPVLTDISRSQCSRSSSNDMAFLPSSVTVLPSGSFYSDYSELFPLIIDLPVGLVPATVVLLTQSITDLSAQDFDDILHRFDQTDDVWDSHFLSFVVFAHRGAFKPIKPQLPEGLANRLQSLGTKRVALVDQSKLELDALMAGPYFATATGLLPVRKLFPDTHAAFVASLVQSSSSQSITYLNATTADAYPNQAIAVPSRLYFAPDPEKPLNGLRVAIKDNIDIAGAKTFASSLAYGQFHGIKSHNAPAIQRLLDLGAVIVGKTGMSQFADAEDPTGDFVDFHAPWNPRGDGLRSPGGSSYGSGAAAVSLRRHAHQIDYADTGKAGGSVRQPAASQSVYGLRPSKGAMSVEGTVVIHSDLDAIGVLSRNLSVLHTVSYHLYPDNIKRTLDKPLTLIYPSHLFPVEDAKAQEVYDKAVQVLEKVLGVTRRNVNFHHEWKRSHPDSEAFTEYFKEVFYDYVVWGQWKERSTFRNEYQAKFGRPPYVNPLSKFRWELGSNMTEQHFSNLQAKRQEFQAFIEDIFGENTIMITPFKFGEPDRRDEYRPE; this is translated from the exons ATGCGGATTGGACCTCCCAGCAGTAACGGCCCTGTTTTGACCGACATTTCCCGCTCACAATGCtctcgcagcagcagcaatgacaTGGCGTTTTTGCCTTCGTCTGTTACCGTCCTTCCTTCAGGGTCCTTTTACTCTGACTATAGCGAACTG TTTCCCCTCATCATTGACCTCCCAGTTGGACTCGTCCCAGCGACAGTCGTCCTATTGACCCAAAGCATTACCGACCTGTCAGCCCAAGACTTTGACGATATCCTCCACCGCTTTGATCAGACAGACGATGTCTGGGATAGCCATTTCCTGTCTTTTGTTGTCTTTGCCCATCGTGGTGCTTTCAAACCCATCAAACCCCAATTGCCAGAAGGACTCGCGAATCGATTACAATCTCTTGGTACAAAGCGAGTTGCCCTGGTCGATCAATCAAAGCTGGAACTCGATGCTCTGATGGCGGGTCCCTACTTTGCCACTGCCACGGGACTTTTGCCAGTGAGGAAGCTTTTCCCAGATACTCACGCAGCTTTTGTTGCGTCGCTCGTTCAGTCGTCGTCGTCCCAATC CATCACCTATTTGAACGCAACAACAGCCGATGCATACCCAAACCAAGCCATAGCCGTTCCCTCCCGTCTCTACTTCGCGCCGGACCCTGAGAAGCCTTTGAACGGTCTCAGAGTCGCAATCAAGGACAACATCGATATCGCTGGCGCCAAAACATTTGCCTCCTCTCTAGCCTACGGTCAATTCCATGGCATCAAGTCCCACAATGCCCCCGCCATCCAGCGATTGCTGGATCTTGGCGCCGTCATCGTGGGCAAGACAGGCATGAGCCAGTTCGCTGATGCCGAAGATCCTACTGGTGACTTTGTCGACTTTCATGCTCCCTGGAACCCCCGCGGTGACGGTCTCAGGTCCCCAGGTGGGAGCAGTTATGGCTCAGGTGCTGCAGCAG TAAGCCTCCGAAGACATGCTCACCAAATTGATTATGCTGACACGGGCAAAGCTGGTGGAAGTGTACGACAACCGGCGGCGAGCCAGTCGGTGTACGGCCTCCGACCTTCAAAGGGAGCTATGAGCGTTGAAGGAACTGTTGTTATCCATAG TGATCTCGATGCCATTGGTGTTCTCTCAAGGAACCTCAGCGTCCTTCACACCGTCTCCTACCACCTTTACCCAGATAACATAAAAAGGACCTTAGATAaacccttgaccttgatctATCCCAGCCACCTATTCCCCGTCGAGGACGCTAAAGCGCAAGAGGTCTACGACAAGGCCGTTCAGGTACTAGAGAAAGTCTTGGGTGTCACGAGACGCAATGTGAATTTCCACCACGAGTGGAAGAGGTCCCATCCTGACTCTGAGGCCTTTACGGAATACTTCAAGGAAGTCTTCTACGATTACGTCGTCTGGGGTCAATGGAAAGAGCGATCTACATTCCGAAATGAGTACCAGGCCAAGTTCGGCCGTCCACCTTACGTCAATCCTCTGTCCAAATTTCGCTGGGAGCTTGGTAGCAACATGACTGAACAACACTTCTCAAACCTGCAGGCTAAGCGTCAAGAGTTTCAAGCCTTTATCGAGGATATATTCGGCGAAAATACCATTATGATAACGCCGTTCAAATTTGGGGAGCCTGACCGTCGCGACGAATACCGACCAGAGTGA
- a CDS encoding hypothetical protein (EggNog:ENOG41): MSQDLQSRIHPWLARRVASQATKAIANLHSRGLCHGDFTPSNIVFRIRNLDHLDDRGIYRIFGEPQRDPLRTISGEPTGAEAPRYVVGNLDFTSAEDLILDDICLIDCDQAFLTSSPSSKTLGTPPGFLEPEVAVGKPASPASDVWALGCSILQIRSGSSPFSIPNVDSPANLLGWVSEYLGCLPTSWGEPLFDDDGLPTTDTTNGEPLGEVLENTRSLKQWIADIWDQPENLQELQSTSTVPDGVKGENRPYLECYRNKFWKPAAIRIDDVYLGAYSEKVDKIIGSLPKISTHEADLLYDLISKIFVYEPTQRVSAGDILAHPWLHMDDTI, encoded by the exons ATGTCCCAAGACCTACAGAGTAGGATTCACCCTTGGCTGGCGCGTCGCGTGGCTTCCCAAGCTACCAAAGCTATCGCAAATCTTCACTCTCGAGGGCTTTGTCATGGAG ACTTTACCCCGAGCAACATAGTGTTTCGCATCCGTAACCTTGATCATCTAGACGATCGAGGTATATACCGTATTTTTGGTGAACCTCAACGTGATCCCCTCAGAACGATATCGGGTGAGCCTACTGGTGCAGAGGCGCCGAGGTATGTCGTTGGCAATCTCGACTTCACGTCAGCAGAAGACCTCATACTTGATGACATCTGTTTGATCGACTGTGATCAAGCATTTCTGacctcttctccctcgagCAAAACACTTGGGACACCTCCAGGCTTTCTGGAGCCTGAGGTAGCCGTTGGGAAACCCGCCAGCCCAGCGAGTGATGTTTGGGCTCTGGGCTGTTCTATCCTACAGATCAGGTCAGGCTCTTCTCCTTTCTCAATTCCCAACGTCGATAGCCCAGCAAACTTGCTTGGGTGGGTCAGCGAGTACCTTGGCTGTTTGCCGACATCATGGGGAGAGCCACTattcgacgatgatggcctGCCAACGACGGATACGACCAATGGCGAGCCCCTAGGCGAAGTGCTCGAAAACACGAGATCGCTCAAGCAATGGATCGCCGATATTTGGGATCAGCCAGAGAATCTCCAGGAGCTTCAGTCAACATCAACTGTGCCAGACGGAGTAAAGGGTGAGAACAGGCCATACTTGGAGTGCTACCGCAACAAATTTTGGAAACCTGCCGCGATCAGAATTGATGATGTCTACCTGGGAGCATACTCCGAAAAAGTTGACAAAATCATTGGGTCGCTCCCGAAAATATCTACGCATGAGGCTGACTTGTTGTATGATTTGATATCCAAGATTTTTGTATACGAGCCTACACAGCGAGTGTCTGCAGGAGACATCTTGGCTCATCCATGGCTTCACATGGACGATACGATATGA
- a CDS encoding hypothetical protein (EggNog:ENOG41), with the protein MKFSAAVFTLLAATGVTAAPAAETWTIRDAKRYCRSDDSICNWKFGIDTGDGKPYECRYDVKGPGASKKRSAGPSTCGDFTITSGWSDQFGADNGFTTLSVVSNSKRQIIWPAYTDKQLAGAKIVKPDQSYAPASLPK; encoded by the exons ATGAAGTTCTCCGCCGCAGTCTTCACCCTCCTCGCCGCCACCGGCGTCACAGCCGCGCCCGCCGCTGAGACC TGGACCATCCGCGACGCGAAGCGGTACTGCCGCTCCGACGACTCCATCTGCAACTGGAAGTTCGGCATCGACACGGGCGACGGCAAGCCCTACGAGTGCCGCTACGACGTCAAGGGCCCCGGCGCGAGCAAGAAGCGCAGCGCTGGACCTAGCACATGCGGCGACTTCACCATCACCTCTGGCTGGAGCGACCAGTTCGGCGCTGATAACGGCTTCACTACGCTTTCTGTTGTGTCCAATTCGAAGCGTCAGATCATCTGGCCTGCCTATACGGATAAGCAGCTTGCTGGTGCTAAGATTGTTAAGCCTGATCAGTCTTATGCTCCTGCTTCTCTCCCCAAATAA